A genomic region of Serratia fonticola contains the following coding sequences:
- a CDS encoding PglL family O-oligosaccharyltransferase yields the protein MQNKRTAWLFGLLMFYFIFAMHIYWPNRGGSGFYLPWNMVGIICLAVMTLGTMIIVRPPLAGSRLFTPLALGTFILLLPLLWTKTPYLGEALPRLIGLLMGVAGYFSLLQYPLNRQWRHRLLILLLAATVIEAVWAMLQYFWLMPDSAIPYGIFQQVNVLASFMACGLALALYLYCGSHHRYLQWLMGLMLLIAPFLLLISFSRIGLLAFILITPWQLMMLYRVSRRRCALATLFILVGVLAALVMIDIKGAPRAIATVSTLSYRLISWQEAWLMLWEKPLLGWGYGSFQYHFLHHIHLTQPDLPLSFNLSHPHNELLLWGVEGGLLSLTGIALMGYGLWQLLRRCLVFPLRPAPWIAALPIMLHMMVEYPLSLSAAHALFLLVILRVSDLRHSYRRATKWQQIVRLSASSLSALTLLYMINGLHSALTITAVEKQGLQSVDAMQRVISPTPWQTRYEFDIRLHQLLQYPRSKEVAALLNYQQWAENEIRVRPEANIYFNLILVSRLLQQPQRATVLLLEAQRLFPEDMRFKEE from the coding sequence ATGCAAAATAAGCGTACAGCCTGGTTATTCGGGCTGCTGATGTTTTATTTTATTTTTGCCATGCATATTTACTGGCCTAATCGAGGCGGCAGTGGATTTTATTTGCCATGGAATATGGTCGGCATCATTTGCCTTGCCGTGATGACCTTAGGGACGATGATAATAGTACGGCCGCCACTGGCAGGCTCGCGCTTATTTACCCCTTTGGCATTGGGTACGTTCATTCTGCTATTACCGCTACTGTGGACAAAAACCCCTTATTTGGGCGAAGCGTTGCCACGACTGATCGGGTTACTGATGGGCGTAGCAGGATACTTTTCCCTGCTGCAATACCCATTAAATCGCCAGTGGCGTCATCGATTACTGATCTTGCTGCTGGCCGCCACCGTAATCGAAGCGGTCTGGGCAATGCTGCAATACTTTTGGTTGATGCCAGATAGCGCCATTCCTTACGGCATTTTTCAGCAGGTCAACGTGCTGGCCAGCTTTATGGCCTGTGGGTTAGCGCTGGCTCTCTATCTGTATTGCGGCTCCCACCACCGTTATCTGCAATGGCTGATGGGTCTGATGCTGCTAATCGCGCCTTTCCTGCTGCTGATCTCATTTTCACGCATTGGATTACTGGCCTTTATTCTCATCACACCATGGCAGTTGATGATGCTCTATCGCGTTTCTCGCCGCCGTTGCGCCCTGGCCACATTGTTCATCCTGGTTGGCGTGCTCGCTGCGTTAGTGATGATTGACATCAAGGGGGCACCGCGTGCGATCGCCACCGTATCTACGCTGAGTTATCGTCTGATTAGCTGGCAAGAAGCCTGGCTAATGCTGTGGGAAAAACCGTTATTGGGTTGGGGTTATGGTAGTTTCCAGTATCACTTTCTCCACCATATTCATCTCACACAGCCAGATTTGCCACTGAGCTTTAATCTTTCTCACCCTCATAACGAATTATTACTCTGGGGAGTGGAAGGCGGCCTGCTGAGTCTGACAGGGATTGCGCTGATGGGATACGGGCTATGGCAATTACTACGCCGCTGCCTGGTATTCCCGCTACGGCCTGCCCCTTGGATCGCTGCATTACCTATCATGCTGCACATGATGGTGGAATACCCACTCTCTCTTTCCGCCGCTCACGCCCTCTTTTTGTTAGTGATCCTGCGTGTCAGCGATTTACGGCACAGCTATCGACGGGCGACAAAATGGCAGCAGATCGTGCGCCTCAGCGCCAGCAGCCTGTCTGCACTCACCCTGCTTTATATGATCAATGGCCTGCACAGTGCTTTAACTATTACCGCGGTTGAAAAGCAAGGGTTGCAGTCTGTTGATGCCATGCAACGCGTTATTTCACCCACTCCCTGGCAAACGCGTTATGAGTTCGATATCCGGCTACATCAACTGCTGCAGTATCCGCGTTCAAAAGAGGTTGCTGCACTGCTGAATTATCAGCAATGGGCAGAAAATGAAATCCGTGTACGGCCAGAAGCCAATATTTACTTCAACCTGATCTTGGTCAGCCGATTATTACAGCAACCGCAGCGGGCAACGGTTTTACTGCTGGAAGCCCAGCGGCTGTTCCCAGAAGACATGCGCTTTAAGGAAGAATGA
- a CDS encoding fimbrial protein, with amino-acid sequence MGLFCLQANADNKEIDFFGTVVNRPCNIEPQSAEQLVDMGTVIVKTLYRYEHTTPVPFNITLTDCKTNVFNAVTVTFSGTEDRELPGKLAINNGANGAAIALFDSKGAEINLNHATDAVALQTGTTTLKFSAYVQGHPSAIKNRTITEGEFSSVANFVLTYQ; translated from the coding sequence ATGGGTTTATTTTGCCTGCAGGCCAATGCCGACAATAAAGAAATTGATTTCTTCGGCACCGTGGTGAACCGCCCGTGTAATATAGAACCCCAATCTGCCGAACAGTTGGTAGATATGGGAACGGTGATCGTTAAAACCCTTTATCGTTATGAACATACGACGCCGGTCCCCTTCAATATTACCTTAACCGATTGCAAAACCAATGTTTTCAATGCGGTAACCGTGACATTCAGCGGCACTGAGGACCGTGAACTACCAGGTAAACTGGCCATCAACAACGGCGCAAACGGTGCCGCAATTGCACTATTCGACAGTAAAGGCGCGGAGATTAATTTAAATCACGCCACGGACGCGGTCGCATTGCAAACGGGCACCACCACGCTGAAATTCTCCGCCTATGTTCAGGGACATCCATCGGCGATAAAAAATCGAACTATTACCGAGGGTGAATTCAGCTCCGTTGCCAATTTCGTGCTGACTTATCAATAA